The Microterricola viridarii nucleotide sequence TACGGCATCGTCGTCGAGTACCTGAACAGGGTGGGGCTCTCGGCCCGCGACCCGTTCGACTGCCCGATGACGCAGCGCTTCCGCACCCACTAATCGCACGCGCCACACGGCGTGCAGGAATACAGGAGTAGAGCCCCGGCGGGCCAGATATGGCCTCGCCGCGGCTCTGCTCCTGTTTTTTGTCATTCCGGCATGCGGTTAGGCTCTCTAGGTGAAGTGGTTGCCCGGTATCGCACTCGCGGCTGCGGCCGCCGTCCTGTCGTGGGGAATCCACGCGCTGATCCCCGCGACCCCGCTGCTCACGGCCGCCGTCGCCCTCGGCATCATCGTCGCGCAGATCCCCGCGCTCCGGCCGGCCCTCGCCGGCCCGCTCAAGCCCGGCCTCGGGGTGGCGTCCAAGAAGTTCATGCGCCTCGGCGTCGTGCTGCTCGGGCTGAAGCTCAGCCTCGTCGACATCCTCGGCCTCGGCTGGGTGTCGATCGCGATGATCGTCGTGATCGTCGTGCTCACCTTCGTCGGCACGATCGGGCTCGGCCGCGCGCTGCGGCTGCCCGGCCACCAGCCGCTGCTGATCGCGACGGGATTCTCGATCTGCGGCGCCTCGGCGATCGGCGCGATGAGCGGCGTCGTCAAGGCCAAGGATGAGGAGACGGCGACGCCGGTCGCCCTCGTCACCCTCTGCGGAACACTGGCGATCGCGGTGCTGCCGTTGCTCTGGCATCCGCTCGGCCTCAGCAACGAGCAGTTCGGCCAGTGGGTCGGCGCGAGCGTGCACGACGTCGGCCAGGTCGTCGCGACCGCGCAGATTGCCGGCCCGGCCGCCCTCGCCGTCGCGATCGTCGTCAAGCTGACCCGCGTCGTGATGCTGGCCCCGATGGTCGCCACCGTCGCGGGCATCGAGCGCCGCAAGCACAGCGCCGCCGTCGCCCATGCCGCGGCGACCGGCGGTGAGGCCCCGGATGCCGGGGCCCGCCCGCCGATCGTGCCGCTCTTCGTCGTCGGCTTCCTCGCCGCGGTCGTCGTGCGCACCGTGTTGCCGGTGCCGGAGGTCGTGCTGGAGACGGCCGACGTGCTGCAGACGGCACTGCTCGCCATGGCTCTGTTCGGCCTCGGCTCCGCCGTGCGGCTGCGCGAGCTCGTGCTCACCGGCTGGCGCGCACTGCTGGTCGGCCTGCTCTCCTGGGCGCTGATCGCGGGACTGGCCTGGGCCGTCGTCGTCTACGTCTAGCGCCGACGACGCGGCGAGCCGGGCGGCCGGCACTACGAGCCGGCGGCTAGTCGACGAACTTGAGCCCGACGATGCAGCCGACGAGGCCCATCAGCAAGGCGATCTTCAACCAGGACACGCTCGTGTCGCCGGTGATCATGGCGTAGACGACGGTGAGCGATGCGCCGATGCCGACCCAGACGGCGTAGGCCGTCGCGGTTGAGATCCCGCGCATGGCGAGGGCGAGCCCACCCATGCTGAGCACGATGCTGATGCCGAAGATGACCGACGGCCAGAGCTTGGTGAAGCCCTCTGATTTGCCGAGCGCGGTGGCCCAGACGGCCTCGAGCACGCCGGAGACAATGAGGATGATCCATGACATGACTGTTTACTCCTGTGGCCAGTCTTGTCGCGTTCCGGGTACTGATCCCTCGTCCGGGGCCGCAGTCGGCGGCCTCAGAAAAGACTAGCAGCGCGCAGGCGGCCGGCCCTGTGCAGTCACTGTGCACGGCCGGCATCCGCCCGCCGTGGCGTCGATTCAGCCGCCGATTCAGCCGCCGAGCACGCCCTCGAGCACGCCCACGAAGTGCTCGACCACCGGGAACGGCTCATAGAAGGGGTGCAGCAGCGTGCGCCATTCCTGGTACTCCGGCGAGCCGCGAAACCCCTGCTCGTGCGCCTCCACGCTCTCCCAGCCGACCAACAGCAGGTATGTCGACGGGGACTCGATGCCGCGGGAGAGGCTGAGGTGCAGGAAACCGGGCTGCCGCTCGATCAGCGGGCGGGCCAGCGCGAAGGCCGCCTCGAACTCGGCCTCGCGGCCGGGCAACACGGGCAGCAGGGCGTGTTCCAGGATCATGCAGGCCAGCGTATCCCCTGGCCGCGATCGGCCCCGCTCGCCCGGCCCGGTGCCGTCTGACCCCGCATTGCCCCTTCCGGATGCCGCCGGCAGCCGCCATCATGGGTGCATGAGCCTCGACCCCAACGCCGCCCTCATCGTCATCGACATGCAGAAGGGCTTTGCCGACCCCGGCTGGGGCCCGCGCAACAACCCCGACTGCGAGTCGAACGTCGAGCGCCTGCTGGAGTCCTGGGCCGCATCGGCGCGCCCGGTGGTGCTCGTGCGGCACGACTCGGTCGAGGAGTCGCCGCTGAACCCGAACCACCCGGGCAACGCTCTGATGGACTTCGTGGCTGCCGCCCCGCACGAGCTGTTCGTGCGCAAAGACGTGAACTCGGCCTTCTTCGGCGAGCCCGACCTCTCCGGCTGGCTCGACGAGCGCGGCATCCAGCAGATCGTGATCTGCGGCATCCAGACCAACATGTGCGTCGAGACGACGGCCCGCATGGGCGGCAACCTCGGCTACGAGGTGCTCGTGCCGATCGACGCGACGCACACCTTCGACCTCGAGGGCCCTGGCGGCGTGCGGTTGAGCGCCGACGAGCTGTCCCGGGCCACCGCGGTCAACCTGCACGGGGGCGAGTTCGCCACCGTGCTCAGCACCGACGAGCTGCTCGAGCGCGCCTAGGCAGCGCCGGCTCTAGGCGGTGAGGGCGTAGCCGAAGCTCAGCAGCTTGAGCTGATTGCCGTTCGGGAACGTCATCACCGGCTCGCGGTCGAGCAGGCGGTCGAAGCCGACCTGTGCGTACAGCTTGTGCGCGCCGAGCATCTCGGGGCCCGAGTTCATGACCACCTGGGAGACCTGGCGCAGCCGGCCGAGCAGGAGCACGTGGCGGCTGAGCAGCTCGCCGAGGCCGCGGCGGCGGGCATCCGGGCTCACCGCGAGCAGGCGGAAGTCCATCTCGCCGGGCTGGGCGAGGTCGGTCATGGTGGCGCCATCGCGCGGGGTGGACACCGTTCCGAGCAGGGCGCCGGTCTGGGTGTCGACGGCGACCCACACCTGGTGCTCGGCGGCACGGCCGGCGACGTCGACGATCGACGCGCGGTAGGAGTCGTTCAGGGTGTAGTCGTGGGAATAGGCACGCTCAGAGAGGCTCGCGACGGCATCCACCTCGTCGTCGTGTATCAGGCGCACGAGCACCTCGTCGGGGCTCTGCTGCAGTGGGTATCGGTAGACGACGAGCGAGGCGGCGCGGCCGGTGCCGTCGATAACGGCCTCCCGCTCGAATCCGAGGCGCTCGTAGAGGCGCTGGGCCGTCAGGTTGAGCTCGCCCGTGTCGAGCACGAGGGCCGTGGCGCCCCATTCCAGGGCGACCTCGAGGCTGGCGCGCATCAGGGCGTCGCCGATGCCGGCGCCGCGCGCCTCGGGGGCGACGGCGAGCAGGCGGATTTCGGCCTCGCCGGCGCTGGCGCGGCGGGCGTACGGGGTGCCGGCACGCAGAACGCTGGCGGTGCCGACGAGGGCGCCGTCTTCGTTCAGGGCGACGAGCAGGGTTCCGGATGCCGCACGGCCGGCAGCGTCGAGCGAGAACGCGCGGCGCTCAGCGCTGACGGGCAGGTGACCGTAGGGGCCGACGAGGAAGGCGCTCTCGGTGAGCTGACCGATTGCGGCGGCCTCGGAGTCGAGGGCGGGCCGGATGGTCAGGGAAGAAGGTGCGAACGTCACTGAATCCAGTGTACCGGGGCGTAATGAATCGCAATAATCGGCGAAGTGGTTGACGGTGGGAGCGCCGCGGGGTTCAACCGTTGCCATCGCGCCGAGAACGCCGCGTTCGCGCACCCCGGCCACGAAAAGTGCCGCCCACCGGGTGAATACGCACGAATCTGCGATTCGATGCCACACTCCTGCGCGCCGCGCTCTCTACGATGAGAGGCGTGACAGCGTTCGTCTCAGCCCTCGATCTCTTCTCGATCGGCATTGGCCCGTCCAGTTCCCATACGGTCGGCCCGATGCGGGCTGCCCTCGACTTCGCCGGCCGTCTCGGGCCCGGCACCCTGGAGAGCGTCGACCGCATTTCGTGCGTGCTCTTCGGCTCGCTCGGTGCCACCGGCATCGGCCACGGCACCCCGGATGCCATCGTCGCGGGTCTGGCCGGGCTGCGCCCGGAGGACTGCGACCCCGCCGCGGTGCGCGGCGCCTGGAGCACGTTGCCGCGGGCAGCCGATGGTGCGGGCACCGTGCTGCTGGGCGGTTCCCGGCCCGTCGCGATCACCCGCGACGACATCACCTTCGCGCCGTTCACCCGCCTGCCCGGGCACCCGAATGCCATGACGTTGCACGCCTGGGCGCGCGATGCCGCCGGCACGGAGCGCGAGCTGCTGCACGAGACGTACTACTCGGTGGGCGGTGGCTTCATCCGCCGGGCCAGCGAGGATGCCGGCGGAGCGGCCTCGCTCGCGGGCGGCTCCCGTTCGGCGGCGGCGGCGCCCGGCATGAGGCGGGCGACCGCGGCGGCCACGGCCCGGCATCCGCTGCCCTACTCCAGCTCGGCCGAGCTGCTCGCCCTGTGCGAGGAGCAGGGTGTCGGGCTCTGCGACATCGCACGCGCCAACGAGGAGGCGCTGCACGGGCGCGAGGCGCTGGATGCGGGACTCGACGCCATCTGGGCGGCCATGCACAGCTGCGTGGAGACCGGGCTCGTCACACCGGGCGTTCTGCCCGGCGGCCTCGGCGTCAAGCGCCGCGCCCCCCTCGTGCGCGAGCAGCTCGACGCGCACGATTGCCAGCCGGTGCGCGAGCGCGACACCTCCACCGAGTGGCTGCACGCCTTCGCCCTCGCCGTCAACGAGGAGAACGCCTCGGGCGGCCGGGTCGTCACGGCGCCGACCAACGGTGCGGCCGGCATCATCCCGGCGGTCGCGCACTACTATCTGCGTTTCGTGCCGGGGGCGTCGCCGGAGGGCATCCGCAACTTCCTGCTGACAGCGGCCGCGATCGGCTCGCTGGTGAAGGCCAACGCGTCCATCTCGGGGGCGGAGGGCGGCTGCCAGGCCGAGGTCGGCTCCGCGTGCGCGATGGCCGCCGGCGCCCTCTGCGGCGTGCTCGGCGGCACGCCGCGCCAGGTGGAGAACGCGGCCGAGATCGCAATGGAGCACCATCTCGGCCTCACCTGCGACCCGGTTGGCGGGCTGGTGCAGGTGCCGTGCATCGAGCGCAACGCGATCGCCGCGTCGACCGCGGTGTCGGCTGCCCGGCTCGCCCTCCTGGGCGACGGCACCCACCTGGTCTCGCTCGACACGGTGATCGAGACGATGCGCCAGACCGGCCTCGACATGATGACGAAGTACAAGGAGACCAGCGAGGGCGGGCTCGCCGTCAACGTTATCGAGTGCTGAGCCCTGCTCTGTGGGCTGATGCCGCGCGAAAACACAGGACCAGAGCGGCGCGACCCCTCCCTGGAGGCGTCACGGGCGTCTCCTCCTGTTTTTGTGTGCGCCGGCTACTGCGGTCTTCGGATGCCGGGGCTCAGAGCCCGCGCATGGTGAACGCCTGCGCCAGCAGCGCCCGGAACGGCGGCCGGGCCAGCAGCCGCACGAGCGCGTTGCGCGCTGCGAGGCGGCTGCCGCGCGCCGGCCGCCCGACGCCCATGTTGAACGAGGCCTGCAGCACGGTGCGGCGGGCGGCACAGCCGCGGCGGGCGCTGTAGTCGGCGAGGGCGCGGGAGCCCAGCGCGTGCCCGCCGCGCACGCCCAGCTCGAGGGCTGGGGCGAGGGCTGCGGCATCCAGCCAGCCGAGGTTCATGCCCTGGCCGCCGATCGGGCTCACCTCGTGCGCCGCGTCGCCGAGCAGGGCGACACGGCCGGCCGCCATGGTGCCGGCCCGGTGCTGCCGCACGGCGAACGCGCTGATCGAGCGGGCGGTGCGCTGCGCGTTGTCATGGTCGCTGTCGTGGGCGTGGTTGTCGTCGTTCCCGGCGGTGGCGGCTGCCGCGTCCAGCACGATTCCGGTGCGCTGCCGCACGATGGCGGCGAGCTCGTCGGCCGTCGCCTCCGGGCGCAATCGCCCGGTGAGCACCACCCAGCGGCGCCAGCCGCCCGGCAGCGGGAAGGACTCGACGACTCCCTCGCGCTCGAAGGCGAGCAGCGCGGTCGTCGCCATGTGCGGCGCGGCCATCGGGCTGCCCCGCACGCCCGACCGCGCGGGCCCGCTCTGCTCGCTGCGGAAATCGCCCATCAGGTACGGCTGCGCGTCGCCGACCGCGCGCCAGCTGATGCCCAGGTACTCGCGGACGCGGCTCCGCGCGCCGTCAGCACCGACGGCGTAGCGCGCCCGCAGCCCGGCGCCTGCGGCCAGCCGCACCTGCACGATGTCTTCCCGCTGCGAGAGCGCGACGACGCGCGCGCCGCGGCGCACCGGGTCGCGGCCGTCGCAGAGCTCGGTGAGCCGTTCGCGGAGCAGCCGCTCCGTGTCCCGCTGCGGCAGGGCAAGCACGAAGGGGTAGCGGCCGGCCGCCTCGCTGATGTCGAGCCCGCCGAGGACCTCGCCGTCGCACCATGCCTCCCCGCGGAAGATCGGGGTCCCGGCGGAGACGGCCGCGTCGGCGAGCCCGAGCTGGGCGAGCACGGCGAGGCCGGGCGGGTGGATGCCGATCGCTCGGGAGTGCTCAGAGGCCTGCTCGCGCGCCTCGAGCACGACGACGCTCAGCCCCCGCTGCACCAGCAGGCAGGCGAGGAGCAGCCCGACCGGGCCGGCGCCGACGACTGCGACGTCCACGACCTCTGCGTCCGCTGCGTCTGTGGCGTCCGGGGCGGCCGTTGCGTCCGCGGCGTCAGTCGCGCGAGCTGCGTCTGGGGCCTCCGGGGCCGTGTCGGTGCCCGGGTCTAGCGTGTCAGACATCGGGACCAGCCCAGGTGAGCAGGTAGCGGAAGTGGCTCTGCGGCAGGACCGACCAGCCCGGCGGCAGGGCGGCCTGCAGCTCGGCCGGCCGGTAACTGCGGCGAATGGAGGTGAGGCCATCGGCACGGATGTACGAGCGATTCAAGAGGTTGCGGGCGAACGGCAGCGTGCCCAGCGCGAATCCCGCGTAGGCCAGGGCGCTCCGGGTGATGTCGCTGTGCAGCGCGCGCGGCAGCCGCCGGCCGTTCGGGCCGACAGCGTTGCCTGGGCTTGTGGGGTCGGACGCCGGCCGCACCAGCCGCTCGCTGTCGAAGAGCAGGCCGCCGAGCTCGGCGGGGGTGAGGTGGTGCAGCATGTGGTTGGAGATCACCAGGTCGAACTGGGCGCCCTCGGCGACGAGCTCGGAGCTGAATGCGCGCCGGAACTCCACACCGCCGACGCCGGGCTGCAACCGGGCCGGGTGGCGCAACACGAGCTGGCGCCGGGCGAACTCGTCGGCCCGGGCATCCGGGTCGATGGCCGTGATCTGCAGGCGCAGGCCGTCGTTGGTGGCCCAGTGGGCCAGCGAGAGGGGCAGGTCACCGCCGCCGGCGCCGATGTCGAGCAGCGTCGTGTCACGGGTCGCCGAGAGGTGCGGCCGGACGAAGCGGCGGTAGATGTCGCGCCACCCGGAGACGGCGGCGTTGACCAGGCGAAACTGCTCGTAGGTGCGCGCCAGCGTCTCCGGGTCGGCGTCGGCGGCGTCCATGAGCTCGGTGGCGTCCGTCGCCCTCGAGCGCAGCGGCCAACCCCAGCGGGTCACGTCGTCAGTACCGAAGCTGCGGCGGGCTGCGGGGCGGCCGCATTCGCCTCGGTGTTCGCCCCGGCAGCCGTCGGCGCCTCCGCGGCCTGTGGAACCCGCACCCCGGCCACGGTCAGCAGCGCCGTCTCGACGGTGAGCCCCGGCCCGAACGCCATCGCGAGCACCCGCTCGCCCTCGGCCGTCGCGGGTGCCTCCAAGATCTTCTTCAGCACGAACAGCACCGTCGCACTCGACATGTTGCCGAAGTCGCGCAGCGTCTCGCGGGCCGGCACCAACTGCGCCTCGCTGAGGCCGAGCTTCTGCTCGACCTTGTCGAGGATGCTGCGCCCGCCCGGATGGATCGCCCAGTGCTGCACGCTCTGCCCGGCGGCCCCGGCGGCGAGCGCCGCGGCGAGCACCGGCTCGGGGGCGAACAGGGGGGCAAGCGCGCCGCCGATGTGCTCGTCGATGATGTGCGGCACGTAGCTGGAGAGCACCATCTCGAAGCCGTTGTCTCCGATGCGCCAGGCCATGTCGCCCTCGCCGACGGGGGTGATCACGGTCTCGGAGCGGTCGAGCACGAATGCGAGCTCGCCGTCCGCCGGTGGGCGCGAGCTGACGATGCCGGCGGCCGCGCCGTCGGCGAACAGCGAGGAGGCGACGATCTCGTCCGGGTCGTTCGAGCTGCGCAGGTGCAGCGTGCAGAGCTCGGCGCTGACGACCAGCACGACGGCGTCCGGATCGGCCTCGACGAACTGCCGGGCGGTGCGCAGAGCCGGCATGGCCGCGTAGCAGCCCATGAATCCCAGGTGGTAGCGCTGAACGGATGCCGCCAGCCCCAGCTGGCGCACCAGCATGTAGTCGGGCCCGGGCTGGTAGAACCCGGTGCACGAGACCGTGATGACGTGGGTGACGTCGGCGGCCTCGACGCCGGGGCAGGCTGCGAGCGAGCGCCGTGCGGCCTCGACGAAGAGCAGTGTCGCCTGGTCGGCGTAGAGCTCGTTGCGCACCTTGGTGCCCGGGCTGAGCAACAGCCCCGTCTCGGCGTCGAAGAACTGGTGCTCGCCCGGGGATTGCTCCAGCGAGAGCTCCTCGATCACCGAGTATCGAGTCTCGATTCCGGAGGAGTTGAAGGCCGTGCTGACCAGGCGTTGGCCGAGCCGGCCGAGGCCGGGCTGGCTGGCGAAGACGTCACGCACCTCCTCCTGCACCAGCACGGTGGGGGGAACAGCGGTCTGCAGTGCGCGAAGCGTCACATCCATGGTTCATAGTAGGCGCGCAGTCCGGTGGGGCACAGAAGAAAATCGGAATGTTCCCAGCCTCGGCGCGCGCGTTAGCAGTCGCAGCGGATGCCGGCGGCCCCCGTGCCCGCCGAGACCGGGCCGACCAGCGGGTCCACCGGACCGGCTGCGGTGCCGGCATCCGTCTCCACCGGGTAGCCCTCCCTGGCCCAGTACTCGAAGCCGCCGATCATCTCGCGCACCGCGTAGCCCTGCAGGGCGAGAGCGAGGGCCGCCTTGGTGCTGCCGTTGCATCCGGGGCTCCAGCAGTAGACGACGACGTTCGTCCCGGCGGGCAGGAGCGCCGCGGCCCCGCCGGCGATCCGGGCGGTCGGCAGGTGCACGGCCCCGGCTGCGCGGCCCTGCGCCCAGGCCGCATCGCTGCGGGTGTCGACCAGCACGAAGCTCTGGGCGCCCGCTTCGAGCTCGGCCCAGACGTCGGAGGCGTCGGTCTCGAAAGCGAGCTTCGCCCGGAGGTGGGCGATGGTCTCGGTCGGGCTGGCGGCCGGCTCCGCACCGAAGATGGGCGCGACGGGGGACACAGAGGACGCAGTGGGCTGGCTGGCTGTCATGCGCCCATGATGCCGGATGACGCCGGCGGGCGCCGCCAACGCTTGACAGCGTGTTGGCCCCGACCTAGGTTCGCCACTGCCGGGTGTCCCGGGCGGATGCCGCGGCATCCGCCCGTCGCGCCGAACCGGCGGCTCAGAGAGGGAGAAGGACCATGAGGATTGTGAGCCTGGGGATGCAGATCACCCTGGACGGTTTTGTCGCCGGGCCGGAGGGCGAACTGGACTGGGCGATGGAGCGGCTCGACGATGAACTGTTCGCCCACCAGGAGGTGCTGATGCAGGGCTCCGACACGATGCTGCTCGGACGGGTGAACTACCTCGACCAGGCCGCCTACTGGCCGACGGCCACGGAGCCGCTGGCGAAGATCCTGAATGCCCAGCAGAAGATCGTCTTCTCGACCACGCTGAAGAGCGTGGACTGGGAGAACTCGCGCCTGGCCACGGCGTCGCCGGCCAAGGAGATCGCCGCCCTGCGCGCCGCGAAGGGGACGGCGATCAGCGTCGCCGGCGGCTCCCGCTTCGCCCAGTCGCTGTTCCGCGAGCACCTGATTGACGAGGTGCGCCTGTACGTGCACCCGATCGCGCTCGGCCACGGCATCCCGCTTTTCGCCGAGCAGATCAAGCTCGAGCTGACCGGCACGCGCCGCTTCGCCAACGGCACCCTGCTGAACAGCTACCGCGACCCGCTCTCCGCGGCGTCCAAGGCGGGCGCGACGACTCCGGCCGACTGAGAGTCGAACGGCGCAAGCTCCCTCGAGCCAACGGGAGGGGTGTCTACCCGCTTCACTCAGCGATGCAGTTCGCAGAGCAACTGACTCTTAACCAGTGGATTCCCGGTTCGCGCAGCGTCGAGAGATCCGAGCCAACGGGAACTCCCCACGGCGGATCGAGGGAGCGAGGAACGAGCGACCGAAGCCGCACAGCCACCACGACCAGGCAGGCACCCGGATGTTGGCTTCGGTCGCAAGCTCCCTCGAGCCAACGGGAACTCCCCACGGCGGCTCGAGGGAGCGAGGAACGAGCGACCGAAGCCGCGCAGCCACCGCGACCAGGCCGGCTCAGGTCGTTGGCTTCGGTCGCAAGCTCCCTCGAGCCAACGGGAGGAAAGCGAGCCAACGGCGAGGGAAGCGAGCCAACGGCGAGGGGGACGCGGGGCGAGCGTAGGATGCCGACATGAACCAGCCTCCCGGCGACCAGGTTGCGAAGCACGTCCTCGTGCACGGCCTCGTGCAGGGCGTCGGCTTCCGCTACACCGCCCGCGCCGAGGCGGAACGCCTCGGCGTCGCCGGCTGGGTGCGCAACCGCTCTGACGGCGCCGTCGAGGCCGAGGTCCGCGGCGACGCCGAGGCGGTGGCGCGCATGCTGGACTGGCTTGGTCGCGGGCCGCTCGGATCCGACGTCTCGTCGATCGAGGTCAGCGACGCACCCGACGCCACGCCGCGGCAT carries:
- a CDS encoding YeiH family protein — its product is MKWLPGIALAAAAAVLSWGIHALIPATPLLTAAVALGIIVAQIPALRPALAGPLKPGLGVASKKFMRLGVVLLGLKLSLVDILGLGWVSIAMIVVIVVLTFVGTIGLGRALRLPGHQPLLIATGFSICGASAIGAMSGVVKAKDEETATPVALVTLCGTLAIAVLPLLWHPLGLSNEQFGQWVGASVHDVGQVVATAQIAGPAALAVAIVVKLTRVVMLAPMVATVAGIERRKHSAAVAHAAATGGEAPDAGARPPIVPLFVVGFLAAVVVRTVLPVPEVVLETADVLQTALLAMALFGLGSAVRLRELVLTGWRALLVGLLSWALIAGLAWAVVVYV
- a CDS encoding DMT family transporter, producing MSWIILIVSGVLEAVWATALGKSEGFTKLWPSVIFGISIVLSMGGLALAMRGISTATAYAVWVGIGASLTVVYAMITGDTSVSWLKIALLMGLVGCIVGLKFVD
- a CDS encoding antibiotic biosynthesis monooxygenase family protein produces the protein MILEHALLPVLPGREAEFEAAFALARPLIERQPGFLHLSLSRGIESPSTYLLLVGWESVEAHEQGFRGSPEYQEWRTLLHPFYEPFPVVEHFVGVLEGVLGG
- a CDS encoding cysteine hydrolase family protein, producing the protein MSLDPNAALIVIDMQKGFADPGWGPRNNPDCESNVERLLESWAASARPVVLVRHDSVEESPLNPNHPGNALMDFVAAAPHELFVRKDVNSAFFGEPDLSGWLDERGIQQIVICGIQTNMCVETTARMGGNLGYEVLVPIDATHTFDLEGPGGVRLSADELSRATAVNLHGGEFATVLSTDELLERA
- a CDS encoding GNAT family N-acetyltransferase, with the protein product MTFAPSSLTIRPALDSEAAAIGQLTESAFLVGPYGHLPVSAERRAFSLDAAGRAASGTLLVALNEDGALVGTASVLRAGTPYARRASAGEAEIRLLAVAPEARGAGIGDALMRASLEVALEWGATALVLDTGELNLTAQRLYERLGFEREAVIDGTGRAASLVVYRYPLQQSPDEVLVRLIHDDEVDAVASLSERAYSHDYTLNDSYRASIVDVAGRAAEHQVWVAVDTQTGALLGTVSTPRDGATMTDLAQPGEMDFRLLAVSPDARRRGLGELLSRHVLLLGRLRQVSQVVMNSGPEMLGAHKLYAQVGFDRLLDREPVMTFPNGNQLKLLSFGYALTA
- a CDS encoding L-serine ammonia-lyase; amino-acid sequence: MTAFVSALDLFSIGIGPSSSHTVGPMRAALDFAGRLGPGTLESVDRISCVLFGSLGATGIGHGTPDAIVAGLAGLRPEDCDPAAVRGAWSTLPRAADGAGTVLLGGSRPVAITRDDITFAPFTRLPGHPNAMTLHAWARDAAGTERELLHETYYSVGGGFIRRASEDAGGAASLAGGSRSAAAAPGMRRATAAATARHPLPYSSSAELLALCEEQGVGLCDIARANEEALHGREALDAGLDAIWAAMHSCVETGLVTPGVLPGGLGVKRRAPLVREQLDAHDCQPVRERDTSTEWLHAFALAVNEENASGGRVVTAPTNGAAGIIPAVAHYYLRFVPGASPEGIRNFLLTAAAIGSLVKANASISGAEGGCQAEVGSACAMAAGALCGVLGGTPRQVENAAEIAMEHHLGLTCDPVGGLVQVPCIERNAIAASTAVSAARLALLGDGTHLVSLDTVIETMRQTGLDMMTKYKETSEGGLAVNVIEC
- a CDS encoding FAD-dependent oxidoreductase — its product is MSDTLDPGTDTAPEAPDAARATDAADATAAPDATDAADAEVVDVAVVGAGPVGLLLACLLVQRGLSVVVLEAREQASEHSRAIGIHPPGLAVLAQLGLADAAVSAGTPIFRGEAWCDGEVLGGLDISEAAGRYPFVLALPQRDTERLLRERLTELCDGRDPVRRGARVVALSQREDIVQVRLAAGAGLRARYAVGADGARSRVREYLGISWRAVGDAQPYLMGDFRSEQSGPARSGVRGSPMAAPHMATTALLAFEREGVVESFPLPGGWRRWVVLTGRLRPEATADELAAIVRQRTGIVLDAAAATAGNDDNHAHDSDHDNAQRTARSISAFAVRQHRAGTMAAGRVALLGDAAHEVSPIGGQGMNLGWLDAAALAPALELGVRGGHALGSRALADYSARRGCAARRTVLQASFNMGVGRPARGSRLAARNALVRLLARPPFRALLAQAFTMRGL
- a CDS encoding methyltransferase domain-containing protein, with the protein product MTRWGWPLRSRATDATELMDAADADPETLARTYEQFRLVNAAVSGWRDIYRRFVRPHLSATRDTTLLDIGAGGGDLPLSLAHWATNDGLRLQITAIDPDARADEFARRQLVLRHPARLQPGVGGVEFRRAFSSELVAEGAQFDLVISNHMLHHLTPAELGGLLFDSERLVRPASDPTSPGNAVGPNGRRLPRALHSDITRSALAYAGFALGTLPFARNLLNRSYIRADGLTSIRRSYRPAELQAALPPGWSVLPQSHFRYLLTWAGPDV
- a CDS encoding type III polyketide synthase — encoded protein: MDVTLRALQTAVPPTVLVQEEVRDVFASQPGLGRLGQRLVSTAFNSSGIETRYSVIEELSLEQSPGEHQFFDAETGLLLSPGTKVRNELYADQATLLFVEAARRSLAACPGVEAADVTHVITVSCTGFYQPGPDYMLVRQLGLAASVQRYHLGFMGCYAAMPALRTARQFVEADPDAVVLVVSAELCTLHLRSSNDPDEIVASSLFADGAAAGIVSSRPPADGELAFVLDRSETVITPVGEGDMAWRIGDNGFEMVLSSYVPHIIDEHIGGALAPLFAPEPVLAAALAAGAAGQSVQHWAIHPGGRSILDKVEQKLGLSEAQLVPARETLRDFGNMSSATVLFVLKKILEAPATAEGERVLAMAFGPGLTVETALLTVAGVRVPQAAEAPTAAGANTEANAAAPQPAAASVLTT
- a CDS encoding rhodanese-like domain-containing protein; translated protein: MTASQPTASSVSPVAPIFGAEPAASPTETIAHLRAKLAFETDASDVWAELEAGAQSFVLVDTRSDAAWAQGRAAGAVHLPTARIAGGAAALLPAGTNVVVYCWSPGCNGSTKAALALALQGYAVREMIGGFEYWAREGYPVETDAGTAAGPVDPLVGPVSAGTGAAGIRCDC
- a CDS encoding dihydrofolate reductase family protein; this encodes MRIVSLGMQITLDGFVAGPEGELDWAMERLDDELFAHQEVLMQGSDTMLLGRVNYLDQAAYWPTATEPLAKILNAQQKIVFSTTLKSVDWENSRLATASPAKEIAALRAAKGTAISVAGGSRFAQSLFREHLIDEVRLYVHPIALGHGIPLFAEQIKLELTGTRRFANGTLLNSYRDPLSAASKAGATTPAD
- a CDS encoding acylphosphatase; its protein translation is MNQPPGDQVAKHVLVHGLVQGVGFRYTARAEAERLGVAGWVRNRSDGAVEAEVRGDAEAVARMLDWLGRGPLGSDVSSIEVSDAPDATPRHPFAEFRILP